A window from Solanum stenotomum isolate F172 chromosome 5, ASM1918654v1, whole genome shotgun sequence encodes these proteins:
- the LOC125863956 gene encoding uncharacterized protein LOC125863956 yields MEPESLNRSSNMVEEIRNEIHKERIRKEIVAEEVAQKQMLELEVRREIMMEREITMFGGDRFASFFKNQANSMSFKEKLGMGVSTVSRHDMDHISEIHFRHRAVEPNISTLNQSPKAEILEVLPPSLSKILLEVKPTSCYKLSEKPNSLLFRFFAPSLLLLKKTRFMIAKANAKPDTIFSGEKLKAITLTEEVADKHVKNVTEWNCELCQVSTTNQDCLNAHFHVKKHKRKEENKNWRIGLFPKKSKFIQLVERPCDDMISSPNVNDPPSLLIDNNADDLRNNTANEKENNRDFTFWCETCKIGTFSEKTMEAHRLGKKHVRHLQQLTGKDK; encoded by the exons ATGGAGCCCGAGTCATTGAACCGTAGTAGCAATATGGTTGAGGAAATAAGGAATGAGATTCATAAGGAGCGTATCAGGAAAGAGATCGTTGCAGAAGAGGTTGCTCAAAAGCAGATGTTGGAGTTGGAAGTAAGGAGAGAAATTATGATGGAAAGAGAAATAACAATGTTTGGAGGAGATAGATTTGCTTCATTCTTCAAGAATCAGGCTAATTCCATGTCGTTTAAGGAAAAGTTGGGAATGGGCGTCTCTACTGTGTCTAGACATGACATGGATCACATATCAGAGATTCATTTTCGCCACCGTGCTGTGGAACCAAATATTTCAACATTGAATCAAAGTCCAAAGGCAGAAATTTTAGAAGTGCTACCACCTAGCCTTAGCAAAATTTTGTTG GAAGTCAAACCCACTTCTTGTTACAAACTCTCCGAGAAGCCAAATTCACTTCTT TTCCGCTTCTTTGCTCCATCTTTGCTCTTGCTTAAAAAAACTCGTTTTATGATTGCGAAAGCTAAT GCTAAGCCTGACACAATTTTCTCTGGAGAAAAACTGAAAGCTATAACTCTAACTGAAGAGGTTGCTGACAAGCATGTGAAAAATGTTACGGAGTGGAATTGTGAACTCTGTCAGGTAAGTACTACAAATCAAGATTGCCTGAATGCCCACTTCCATGTGAAAAAACACAAACGCAAGGAGGAGAACAAAAATTGGAGGATTGGTCTTTTtccaaagaaatcaaaattcatCCAGCTTGTGGAGCGTCCTTGTGATGATATGATATCAAGTCCAAACGTTAATGATCCACCATCCTTGTTGATAGATAACAATGCAGATGACTTGAGAAACAACACAGCTaatgaaaaggaaaacaatAGGGATTTCACATTTTGGTGTGAGACATGCAAAATAGGGACCTTCTCTGAAAAGACGATGGAGGCACATAGGTTAGGAAAGAAGCATGTTCGGCATCTTCAACAACTTACTGGAAAAGACAAGTAG